In a genomic window of Elusimicrobiota bacterium:
- the lspA gene encoding signal peptidase II produces MRTLRAAAVVALLALDRATKIWAAGSLKAAGTIPLLPFFDLTYVENTGAAFGMGRGANKLLTAVSIGLVVALQVVRRRWPKDDLWLQWGALLVTAGAVGNLYDRLAFGFVVDFLHLHHWPVFNVADSCITIGACMLAWGMRDEGPSKP; encoded by the coding sequence ATGCGGACGCTGCGCGCGGCAGCTGTAGTCGCCCTCCTCGCGCTCGACCGCGCGACCAAGATCTGGGCCGCCGGCTCGCTCAAGGCCGCCGGCACGATCCCGCTCCTCCCGTTCTTCGACCTGACCTACGTCGAGAACACGGGCGCGGCGTTCGGCATGGGCCGCGGCGCCAACAAGCTCCTGACCGCGGTCTCCATCGGGCTGGTCGTCGCGCTGCAGGTCGTCCGGCGGCGCTGGCCGAAGGACGACCTTTGGCTGCAGTGGGGGGCCCTGCTCGTGACGGCCGGGGCGGTGGGCAACCTGTACGACCGCCTGGCGTTCGGCTTCGTCGTGGATTTCCTGCACCTGCACCATTGGCCCGTGTTCAACGTGGCCGACTCGTGCATCACGATCGGAGCCTGCATGCTGGCGTGGGGGATGAGGGACGAAGGACCGTCTAAGCCGTGA